The following proteins come from a genomic window of Paenibacillus spongiae:
- a CDS encoding HupE/UreJ family protein, translating to MRQRSFLSLFILMILLFFGTATTSHAHSLSMNYSDLNIEGNEILYDLFIDQRDLIQQFGTDLDNLVNEELFSQEIESILQKGLRIEVDSKPLTMEFDSMSMANKGTVRGIEFHLTFTADKEIEQFNLHYDVVFDDAPPLTSVLMIHDGEYFQQEVIDRTNKDFLINLPQDPAQDPAQDLPQPKLGAVLWKYFKLGIEHILIGYDHLLFLLSLVLIASRFKDALKIVTAFTIAHSITLFLVASGRIHVIPSWVEALIAVTICYVAVENMFVQKAKWRWVMTAIFGLIHGMGFAGALAEIGLPKDNLIGTLLAFNLGVETGQLMVLCLLLPLLIWLQRFPWYRKMMISTSCLIFVLAFYWLIQRL from the coding sequence ATGAGGCAGCGTTCATTTCTGTCCTTGTTCATCCTAATGATCTTATTATTTTTTGGGACTGCCACAACTTCACATGCGCATTCCCTAAGTATGAATTACTCGGATTTAAACATTGAAGGGAACGAGATTCTCTATGATCTTTTCATTGATCAAAGAGACTTGATTCAACAATTCGGTACTGACTTGGATAATCTGGTGAACGAGGAACTGTTCTCGCAAGAAATCGAATCCATTCTACAGAAAGGTCTTCGCATAGAAGTGGATTCGAAGCCCTTAACGATGGAATTTGATTCGATGAGCATGGCGAATAAAGGTACCGTAAGAGGCATAGAATTTCATCTGACTTTTACCGCCGATAAAGAAATCGAACAATTTAATCTTCATTACGATGTGGTGTTTGACGATGCGCCTCCTCTTACAAGTGTACTAATGATTCATGACGGGGAATATTTCCAGCAGGAAGTAATTGATAGAACGAATAAAGATTTTCTGATCAACCTTCCCCAAGACCCAGCACAGGACCCAGCACAGGACCTTCCCCAGCCTAAGCTTGGCGCTGTTTTGTGGAAATACTTTAAGCTTGGAATCGAACACATTTTGATAGGTTATGATCATTTGCTGTTTTTGTTATCCTTAGTATTAATCGCATCTCGCTTCAAGGATGCATTGAAAATTGTTACTGCTTTTACAATCGCCCACAGCATTACACTATTCTTGGTGGCGTCGGGGCGCATTCATGTCATCCCGTCTTGGGTCGAAGCGTTGATTGCGGTGACGATCTGTTACGTGGCCGTGGAAAATATGTTTGTTCAAAAGGCGAAATGGCGGTGGGTAATGACAGCCATATTTGGCCTGATTCACGGTATGGGCTTCGCCGGGGCATTAGCCGAAATAGGACTTCCAAAGGACAATCTGATTGGCACGCTCCTGGCGTTCAATTTAGGAGTAGAAACGGGTCAACTGATGGTCTTATGCCTATTGCTGCCCCTCTTGATTTGGCTGCAAAGGTTCCCGTGGTACCGTAAAATGATGATTTCAACGTCTTGCCTTATTTTTGTGCTGGCATTTTATTGGTTGATTCAAAGATTGTAA
- a CDS encoding S-layer homology domain-containing protein, translating into MEDIDRHWAKDAIEKLASTGVLTEYRDGTFKPDKTISREEIVIILSRIVDLIKVDKDASKGNFADIASASSHAANQIKGCGKSGHHQRQWQWLI; encoded by the coding sequence GTGGAAGATATTGATAGACACTGGGCTAAAGACGCCATTGAGAAACTCGCTAGCACAGGAGTGCTTACCGAATATAGAGACGGGACGTTCAAACCGGATAAAACGATCAGCCGTGAAGAAATAGTCATTATTTTATCCCGTATTGTAGACTTAATTAAAGTGGACAAAGATGCTTCCAAAGGCAATTTTGCGGATATAGCAAGCGCAAGCTCTCACGCAGCAAATCAAATCAAAGGATGCGGCAAAAGCGGGCATCATCAGCGGCAATGGCAATGGCTTATTTGA